The following coding sequences are from one Pirellulales bacterium window:
- a CDS encoding PilZ domain-containing protein has protein sequence MNLDLKSIPDPPEALIQFVQRLREQANPEDERRQSVRYPLTAVVTILPIEWFSDQRHEPFKAVSKDISTSGLSVIGTRPVTTQQFMAYIEVDEQPAVALLVNTVRCRAVGHLYEIAGQITKKLDQ, from the coding sequence AGGCGCTCATTCAGTTTGTGCAACGGCTGCGCGAACAGGCTAACCCCGAAGACGAACGACGGCAGAGCGTGCGCTATCCGCTCACGGCCGTGGTGACAATCTTGCCGATCGAGTGGTTTTCGGATCAACGTCACGAACCTTTCAAAGCCGTCTCCAAAGATATCTCAACTTCAGGCCTCTCGGTGATCGGCACTCGTCCGGTCACCACACAGCAGTTCATGGCCTACATCGAAGTCGATGAGCAACCCGCAGTGGCACTGCTAGTCAACACCGTCCGCTGCCGCGCCGTAGGGCATCTCTATGAGATTGCCGGGCAGATCACCAAAAAGCTCGATCAGTAA
- a CDS encoding sulfotransferase → MLSLVAAPLDWLLQGAERRAAAADEHSQLPLLLVVGPPRSGTTLVAQLLTDYLDVSYFSNLNGLFTRSPLSAQRLLQRVRPEPNREYRSLFGVTAGLHGANDGFHIWNRFLGGDRYRPATDLNASERERLREFFDRWLTITGKPLLNKNNRNLACADLLADVLPNAFFICVTRDPVCVAQSLMKARHWVQGDSRYGWGLFAENASDSGEAAGVDAVCNQLEQNMRCAAAMRAHIPEQRWLDVRYESFCDDPAAVVREILARTPNVVLRPGRALDAVRPMAASDRLTLSVESQAMIRERLNMPAPTHGLTRRTSRRDQQTAAF, encoded by the coding sequence TTGCTTTCGCTGGTCGCGGCGCCGCTGGATTGGCTGTTGCAAGGTGCGGAGCGCCGTGCCGCAGCGGCTGATGAACATTCTCAGCTGCCGTTGCTGCTGGTCGTGGGGCCGCCGCGGTCTGGCACCACCCTCGTTGCCCAACTGCTGACCGATTACCTGGACGTCAGCTATTTCTCGAATCTAAACGGCTTGTTTACGCGATCGCCCCTTTCCGCCCAGCGCCTATTGCAGCGAGTGCGGCCAGAGCCCAATCGCGAATATCGCAGCCTGTTCGGTGTGACGGCCGGACTGCATGGCGCGAACGACGGCTTTCACATCTGGAATCGATTTCTCGGCGGCGATCGTTATCGTCCGGCCACCGACTTGAATGCAAGCGAACGTGAGCGGTTGCGAGAATTCTTTGACCGCTGGCTCACGATCACAGGCAAGCCACTGCTGAACAAGAATAATCGCAATTTGGCGTGTGCCGATCTGTTGGCCGATGTGCTGCCGAACGCCTTCTTCATTTGCGTGACGCGTGATCCTGTGTGCGTCGCGCAATCGCTGATGAAAGCGCGACATTGGGTGCAAGGCGACTCGCGATATGGTTGGGGGCTTTTTGCCGAAAACGCCAGCGACTCGGGCGAGGCGGCGGGCGTCGATGCAGTGTGCAACCAACTGGAGCAAAACATGCGCTGCGCCGCCGCCATGCGCGCGCATATACCAGAGCAGCGCTGGCTTGATGTACGCTACGAATCCTTTTGTGACGATCCGGCCGCCGTGGTGAGAGAGATATTGGCGCGGACGCCAAATGTCGTGCTTCGTCCCGGCCGCGCGCTCGATGCCGTAAGGCCGATGGCGGCTTCGGATCGGTTGACGCTCTCGGTGGAGAGCCAAGCAATGATTCGCGAGAGATTGAACATGCCGGCTCCAACTCATGGGTTGACTCGCCGAACGTCGCGCCGCGACCAGCAAACCGCCGCGTTCTGA
- the xylB gene encoding xylulokinase: protein MSVFLGIDIGTSGTKTLAMDASGNILAESTETYPLHHPRPLWSEQDPEDWWRATVKTIRSVVRQAKLKPADVKAIGLSGQMHGSVFLDERDRVIRPALLWNDQRTAAECDEIERRVGGRRRLIKLVANPALTGFTAPKILWLRNHEPRNYERTKKILLPKDDVRRRLTGEYATDVSDASGMLLLDVKKRDWSRPMLDALDIDVNLLARCYESEEPTGKLITAAAKELGLTTECVVVGGAGDCAANAVGTGVVSRGTLSTSIGTSGIMFVHSDEVTIDPEGRLHTFCHAVRGKWHMMGVSLSGGVCLQWLRNQFGEELGKSANADPYELLVGEASAIAAGSEGLYFLPYLSGERTPHADPDARACFIGLTLAHTRGHLTRAVMEGVAYAMRDSLEIIRSLQVPVRQIRASGGGSRIQLWRQIQADVFGQKVVSLQAEQGPAFGVALLAAVGAGAFKSVEEACKATIRVVKETPADRAASKRYNAGFPIYQQLYRSLRTDFKSISAVEHPPQPRKKAEPAAASA, encoded by the coding sequence ATGAGCGTTTTTCTCGGGATCGATATCGGCACCTCGGGCACAAAAACCCTGGCGATGGACGCCAGCGGCAATATTCTCGCCGAGTCGACCGAAACCTATCCGCTGCATCACCCCCGCCCGCTTTGGTCGGAGCAGGATCCCGAAGATTGGTGGCGGGCAACGGTCAAGACGATCCGCAGCGTGGTGCGGCAGGCCAAGCTCAAGCCCGCGGACGTCAAGGCCATTGGTCTGTCGGGCCAAATGCACGGTTCGGTGTTTCTCGACGAGCGCGATCGGGTGATTCGCCCAGCCCTGCTTTGGAACGATCAGCGCACGGCTGCCGAATGCGATGAGATCGAGCGTCGTGTGGGGGGGCGACGGCGGTTGATCAAGCTGGTCGCCAATCCGGCGTTGACGGGATTCACCGCTCCCAAGATCCTTTGGCTGCGCAATCATGAGCCGCGCAACTACGAGCGGACCAAGAAGATTTTGCTGCCCAAGGATGATGTCCGCCGCCGTCTGACGGGTGAATACGCCACCGACGTGAGCGACGCCAGCGGCATGCTGTTGCTCGATGTGAAGAAGCGCGACTGGTCGCGCCCCATGCTCGACGCGCTCGACATCGACGTGAATCTGTTGGCCCGCTGTTACGAATCGGAAGAGCCAACTGGCAAACTCATCACCGCCGCCGCCAAGGAGTTGGGGCTCACCACCGAGTGCGTCGTGGTGGGCGGAGCGGGCGATTGCGCCGCCAACGCCGTGGGCACGGGCGTGGTCAGCCGGGGCACGCTGTCGACCTCCATTGGCACCTCAGGCATCATGTTCGTCCATAGCGACGAGGTGACGATCGATCCCGAGGGGCGGCTGCATACTTTTTGCCATGCCGTGCGCGGCAAGTGGCACATGATGGGAGTCAGCCTTTCGGGCGGCGTTTGTCTGCAATGGCTCCGCAATCAATTTGGCGAGGAACTGGGAAAGAGCGCCAATGCGGATCCCTACGAGCTCCTGGTCGGCGAAGCGAGCGCGATCGCGGCAGGCAGCGAAGGGCTGTACTTCTTGCCCTACCTATCTGGCGAGCGCACGCCGCATGCCGATCCCGACGCGCGCGCGTGTTTCATTGGCCTCACATTGGCGCATACCCGGGGCCATTTAACGCGGGCGGTGATGGAGGGGGTGGCCTATGCCATGCGCGACAGTCTGGAGATTATCCGCTCGCTGCAAGTCCCAGTGCGGCAGATTCGCGCCTCGGGAGGGGGCTCGCGAATTCAGCTCTGGCGGCAAATCCAGGCCGATGTGTTCGGCCAGAAGGTCGTGAGTTTGCAGGCCGAGCAAGGACCGGCGTTTGGCGTGGCGCTATTGGCGGCAGTTGGGGCCGGCGCGTTCAAATCGGTGGAAGAGGCGTGCAAGGCCACGATTCGAGTGGTGAAAGAAACGCCAGCCGATCGCGCCGCCAGCAAACGCTACAATGCCGGGTTTCCTATCTATCAACAGCTTTATCGTTCGCTCCGGACCGATTTTAAGTCGATATCGGCGGTGGAGCATCCTCCCCAGCCACGCAAGAAGGCCGAGCCGGCCGCCGCGTCTGCCTAA
- a CDS encoding ornithine cyclodeaminase family protein, producing the protein MGTLFLAESDVRQVLDMPSAIERVRECFRQLAAGRAENVPRHRASAPGAVLHTMSAAAGYLGMLGWKCYLTTKRGAQFHFGLYEQATGQLVALIQADRLGQIRTGATTGVAVDHLAHQQVDEMGLIGTGWQAEAQLTAVAAVRRVHKAYVYSRDPERRREFARQMQSKLAIEVAPVGQPHDAVEDLPVVITATTSAQPVLDGRWLAEGSLLCAMGSNWLGRAEVDVEAVRRADRIVCDSVECCRREAGDFTTAIELGVFDWSRAVELADVVAGRAMGQRNPAAVILFKSVGMALEDVAVATLVYERAKAQGLGRDVDL; encoded by the coding sequence GTGGGCACACTATTTCTCGCCGAGAGCGATGTGCGGCAAGTCCTCGACATGCCGAGCGCCATTGAGCGGGTGCGCGAGTGCTTTCGACAGCTTGCCGCGGGGCGGGCCGAGAATGTCCCTCGGCATCGAGCATCGGCGCCGGGCGCCGTGCTGCATACCATGAGCGCGGCGGCGGGCTACCTGGGCATGCTCGGCTGGAAATGCTATCTCACCACCAAGCGGGGGGCGCAATTTCATTTTGGGCTGTACGAGCAGGCGACTGGCCAACTCGTGGCGCTAATACAGGCCGATCGACTGGGACAAATCCGCACTGGCGCCACCACTGGCGTGGCGGTCGATCACTTGGCGCATCAGCAAGTCGACGAAATGGGCCTGATCGGCACGGGGTGGCAAGCCGAGGCGCAATTGACCGCGGTCGCCGCCGTGCGCCGTGTCCACAAGGCGTATGTCTACAGTCGCGATCCAGAACGTCGGCGCGAGTTCGCCCGGCAGATGCAATCAAAACTCGCCATCGAGGTGGCGCCGGTCGGTCAGCCACACGATGCTGTCGAGGATTTGCCGGTGGTGATCACCGCCACGACCAGCGCCCAGCCCGTGCTGGATGGGCGCTGGTTGGCCGAAGGAAGTCTGCTTTGCGCCATGGGATCGAACTGGCTTGGCCGGGCGGAGGTCGACGTCGAAGCAGTGCGCCGCGCCGATCGCATTGTGTGCGACAGCGTGGAGTGTTGTCGCCGAGAAGCTGGCGACTTCACCACGGCGATCGAGTTGGGGGTGTTCGATTGGTCGCGCGCCGTCGAACTTGCCGATGTGGTGGCTGGGCGCGCCATGGGACAGCGCAATCCCGCCGCGGTGATTCTGTTCAAGTCGGTCGGCATGGCGCTGGAGGATGTCGCTGTGGCGACGCTGGTTTATGAACGCGCCAAGGCACAGGGATTAGGTCGCGACGTGGACCTATAA
- a CDS encoding serine/threonine protein phosphatase: MPPRTIAIGDIHGCLAALDRVLAAIEPLANDTLIVLGDYVDRGSDSRGVIARLRQLAERCRLVVLTGNHEEMLLAARDDEVERDAWLRYGGAETLASYGAASLEGLPAADIEWILQGADGFETATHLFVHANYLPDLPLARQPVEVLRWESLWQRVPPRHISGKIAIVGHTAQHEGEIWDLGHLLCIDTYCHGGGWLTAMEVDTRQVWQASRAGELRAK; encoded by the coding sequence ATGCCGCCCCGTACGATCGCAATTGGAGACATTCATGGCTGTCTGGCCGCGCTCGATCGGGTGTTGGCGGCCATCGAGCCTTTGGCCAACGATACGCTGATCGTACTGGGCGACTACGTCGATCGCGGCTCCGACAGTCGCGGCGTTATTGCTCGGCTGCGACAGCTTGCGGAGCGCTGCCGACTGGTGGTGCTGACCGGCAATCATGAAGAGATGCTGCTCGCCGCGCGCGATGACGAGGTGGAACGCGACGCCTGGTTGCGCTACGGTGGCGCCGAAACATTGGCGTCGTACGGCGCCGCCAGCCTGGAAGGCTTGCCAGCCGCCGACATCGAATGGATATTGCAAGGCGCCGACGGATTCGAAACGGCGACTCATTTGTTCGTACATGCCAACTATCTGCCCGACCTGCCGCTTGCCCGCCAGCCCGTGGAGGTGCTGCGCTGGGAGTCGCTGTGGCAGCGAGTGCCGCCACGGCATATCAGCGGAAAAATCGCCATTGTAGGCCACACAGCGCAACATGAGGGCGAAATCTGGGACTTGGGGCATTTGCTTTGCATCGACACCTATTGTCACGGCGGCGGTTGGCTCACGGCCATGGAGGTCGACACACGGCAAGTGTGGCAGGCCAGCCGTGCCGGCGAACTGCGCGCTAAATAA
- a CDS encoding enoyl-CoA hydratase, translated as MSLLQATTSTTSPSLVLDERDGAVAILTLNHPARRNVLSSALLAELLARLESVAADRGVRCLILAASGPVFSAGHDLAELLAADAEQLQSIFSLCTRVMETIRLAPKPVIAQVQGIATAAGCQLAATCDLIVASRAASFATPGVKIGMFCSTPAVALSRAVPAKKALEMLFTGMPISAAEAERSGLVNQVVEAERLETATRALAQRIATASGDTLARGKRAFYAQLALDLPAAYDVACQAMVDGAQTPDGQEGMRAFIEKREPQWRD; from the coding sequence ATGAGCCTGTTGCAAGCTACTACTTCGACAACTTCCCCGTCGCTAGTGCTCGATGAGCGCGATGGCGCGGTGGCCATCTTAACGCTCAATCATCCGGCGCGGCGCAATGTGCTGTCGAGCGCTCTGTTGGCGGAACTGCTCGCTCGACTCGAATCGGTTGCCGCTGATCGTGGTGTTCGCTGTCTGATTCTCGCGGCTAGCGGCCCAGTGTTCTCGGCCGGGCACGATCTGGCCGAGTTGCTTGCCGCCGACGCGGAGCAACTGCAGTCCATATTTTCGCTCTGTACCCGCGTGATGGAGACCATTCGGCTGGCGCCGAAGCCGGTCATTGCACAAGTGCAAGGCATCGCCACCGCCGCCGGTTGCCAATTGGCCGCCACGTGCGACCTGATCGTCGCCAGTCGAGCGGCAAGCTTCGCCACGCCAGGAGTGAAGATCGGCATGTTTTGCAGCACGCCGGCCGTGGCGCTGTCGCGAGCGGTACCCGCCAAGAAGGCGCTAGAAATGCTGTTCACCGGCATGCCGATCAGCGCGGCCGAAGCGGAGCGCTCTGGATTGGTGAACCAGGTAGTGGAGGCAGAGCGACTCGAAACGGCGACTCGCGCCTTGGCCCAGCGCATCGCAACCGCCAGCGGCGACACGCTCGCTCGTGGCAAACGCGCCTTCTACGCACAACTGGCGCTCGACCTCCCCGCCGCATACGATGTCGCCTGCCAGGCCATGGTCGACGGTGCCCAAACGCCAGACGGCCAAGAAGGCATGCGCGCGTTTATCGAAAAGCGCGAACCCCAGTGGCGCGATTGA
- a CDS encoding cysteine desulfurase-like protein, producing the protein MTLNRLDVPQLRQQFPALQTQCGERPAVFFDGPAGSQVPQAVADAVSRYLLHTNANHGGVFATSRQSDAMLAQAHHAAADFVGAADPGEVVVGANMTSLTFALSRALARTWRSGDEVVVTRLDHDANVTPWVLAARDAGAIVRHVAITDDCTLDMDDLRRQLSPRTRLVAVGCASNAVGTINPVGEISQLAHAVGALVFLDAVHYAPHALPDIAAWNCDFLACSAYKFFGPHLGILWGRRSLLEALPAYKVRPAAESLPDRWMTGTQSHEAIAGTLAAIDYLQSLSQSPAHTPRREALARSYELIAVHERGLLMQLLDGLDTLPSVKVWGITDRKRLHERVPTISISHRRLKPREVALALAEHGIFVWHGNFYALPLTEALGLEPDGLVRIGLLHYNTPEEVDRLIAALRSLEPG; encoded by the coding sequence GTGACCCTCAATCGCCTCGACGTGCCGCAGTTGCGCCAGCAATTTCCGGCGCTGCAAACGCAATGCGGCGAGCGCCCCGCTGTGTTCTTCGATGGCCCCGCCGGCAGCCAGGTTCCGCAGGCCGTGGCCGATGCCGTGTCGCGCTACCTATTGCACACGAACGCCAACCACGGCGGCGTGTTCGCCACCAGCCGCCAAAGCGATGCGATGCTCGCGCAAGCGCATCATGCGGCGGCCGACTTCGTGGGCGCCGCCGACCCAGGCGAAGTCGTCGTTGGCGCCAACATGACCAGCCTTACCTTCGCGCTGTCGCGCGCTCTGGCGCGGACTTGGCGATCGGGAGACGAAGTGGTCGTCACACGCCTCGATCACGACGCCAACGTCACTCCGTGGGTGTTGGCTGCGCGTGACGCCGGCGCGATCGTGCGGCATGTCGCCATAACGGACGATTGCACGCTCGACATGGACGATCTGCGCAGGCAACTCTCTCCCCGGACGCGACTGGTGGCGGTCGGCTGCGCGTCGAACGCGGTCGGCACAATTAACCCGGTGGGCGAAATATCGCAATTGGCGCACGCGGTCGGCGCGCTGGTGTTCCTGGACGCGGTACATTATGCCCCGCACGCCTTGCCCGACATCGCCGCGTGGAACTGCGATTTCCTGGCCTGTTCGGCGTACAAATTCTTTGGCCCACACCTCGGCATCCTTTGGGGACGGCGCTCGCTATTGGAAGCGTTGCCGGCCTACAAAGTGCGGCCCGCGGCCGAATCTCTGCCCGATCGCTGGATGACGGGCACGCAAAGCCACGAGGCGATCGCGGGCACGCTGGCCGCGATTGACTACTTGCAATCACTGTCGCAGTCACCTGCGCATACGCCGCGCCGCGAGGCGCTAGCTCGATCGTATGAACTGATCGCCGTCCACGAGCGCGGACTGCTTATGCAACTATTGGATGGATTGGATACCCTGCCGAGCGTGAAAGTCTGGGGGATCACGGATCGAAAGCGTTTGCACGAGCGCGTGCCGACGATCTCCATCTCGCATCGCCGCCTCAAGCCGCGCGAAGTGGCGTTGGCGTTGGCTGAGCACGGCATATTTGTCTGGCATGGCAACTTTTACGCGCTGCCATTGACCGAAGCGCTGGGCTTGGAGCCCGACGGACTCGTGCGCATTGGCCTGTTGCACTACAACACGCCCGAAGAGGTCGATCGATTGATTGCCGCCTTGCGGTCGCTCGAGCCTGGCTAA
- a CDS encoding putative hydro-lyase, which yields MTRAHSGPFEATEFRDASAAEVRAAIRAGQWSGPTAGLGRGYAQANLVVLPADYADDFERFCQQNPRPCPLLLRTSPGDPVPHGLAADADLRTDVPKYRVFREGIADSLQPSDIASLWCDDLVSFLIGCSFTFESALVAAGLPVRHIDQGRNVPMYRTRIACASAGPFAGPLVVSMRPYPAEQIADVIRITAEFPTMHGAPIHIGDPAALGVDDLSRPDFGDAVTIDECELPVFWACGVTPQLALAAARPPICITHSPGCMFITDRTDASFRQPTRENAE from the coding sequence ATGACACGCGCGCACTCTGGCCCGTTCGAAGCGACTGAATTCCGCGACGCCTCCGCCGCTGAAGTTCGCGCGGCCATTCGCGCTGGTCAGTGGTCTGGCCCGACAGCGGGACTGGGGCGCGGCTATGCGCAGGCAAATCTTGTTGTCCTACCAGCGGATTACGCGGACGATTTTGAACGCTTCTGCCAACAAAATCCGCGGCCCTGTCCCTTGCTGCTGCGCACCTCGCCTGGTGATCCCGTGCCACATGGACTTGCCGCAGATGCCGATTTGCGGACCGATGTGCCAAAGTATCGCGTCTTTCGAGAAGGCATCGCTGATTCCTTGCAACCCAGCGATATAGCCAGTCTGTGGTGCGACGATCTGGTGAGCTTCTTGATCGGTTGCTCGTTCACGTTCGAGTCGGCGCTCGTCGCCGCCGGCCTGCCGGTGCGGCATATCGATCAAGGGCGCAACGTGCCGATGTATCGCACTCGCATTGCCTGCGCCAGTGCCGGACCGTTCGCCGGTCCACTTGTGGTCAGCATGCGTCCTTATCCCGCGGAGCAGATCGCCGACGTTATCCGCATCACAGCGGAGTTTCCCACCATGCACGGCGCGCCGATTCATATTGGCGATCCCGCCGCCTTGGGCGTCGATGATCTCAGCCGGCCCGATTTTGGCGATGCGGTCACGATTGACGAGTGCGAGTTGCCGGTCTTTTGGGCCTGCGGCGTTACGCCGCAATTGGCCTTGGCGGCTGCTCGGCCACCGATCTGCATCACCCACAGTCCTGGCTGCATGTTCATCACCGATCGAACCGACGCCTCGTTTCGACAACCTACCCGGGAGAACGCTGAGTGA
- a CDS encoding phenylacetate--CoA ligase family protein — protein MTSATAEDRSRLLQLDREGLQAHQLARCKQLLEQILPHNQFYREKFADLRLPSMSLDELGKLPFTYKEELMAARRSGQLSRNQTFPTERYVRLHQTSGTRGRPMLVVDTAEDWRWWMHCWQFVLDAVGIEPAHCVFMAFSFGPFVGFWSAHDSCVERGCLVVPGGGLSTLGRLELLRAAGGQILFCTPSYALHMAESGATHQLDVASLGVQTIVLAGEPGGSIPSTRERIAAAWQAQVFDHAGASEIGPWGYGDPDGNGLYINESEFLPEFLSVAHGTPAEEGELSELVLTALGRVGCPIIRYRTGDLVRPRWSKSGRGFVFLDGGILGRADDMLVIRGVNIFPSAIEHIVRSFPEIVEYRVCARKQGAMDFLYLEIEDRLAQPQRVLEELRTRLGLKVEVKLAAIGSLPRFEGKGRRFIDERGKG, from the coding sequence ATGACCAGCGCCACAGCCGAAGATCGCTCCCGACTGCTGCAACTCGATCGCGAGGGTTTACAGGCCCATCAACTCGCGCGATGCAAACAGCTTCTCGAGCAAATCTTGCCGCACAATCAGTTCTATCGTGAGAAGTTCGCCGATCTGCGACTCCCCAGCATGTCGCTCGACGAACTGGGCAAGCTGCCGTTCACCTACAAAGAAGAGTTGATGGCCGCTCGACGCTCGGGCCAACTCAGCCGCAATCAGACATTTCCCACCGAACGCTACGTGCGCCTGCACCAAACCTCTGGCACGCGCGGTCGGCCGATGCTGGTGGTCGACACTGCCGAAGACTGGCGCTGGTGGATGCACTGCTGGCAGTTTGTGCTCGACGCAGTTGGCATTGAGCCAGCACACTGTGTGTTCATGGCTTTCTCATTCGGCCCCTTCGTCGGCTTTTGGAGCGCGCACGACTCCTGTGTCGAGCGCGGCTGTCTGGTGGTGCCCGGCGGCGGGCTCTCGACACTCGGGCGTCTGGAGTTATTGCGCGCCGCTGGCGGACAAATCCTCTTTTGCACGCCGAGCTATGCCTTGCACATGGCCGAATCAGGAGCGACCCATCAATTGGATGTCGCCTCGCTGGGAGTGCAAACCATCGTGCTGGCGGGCGAGCCGGGGGGCTCCATTCCCTCCACGCGCGAACGAATCGCAGCCGCCTGGCAGGCGCAAGTCTTCGATCATGCCGGCGCCTCCGAGATTGGCCCCTGGGGCTATGGCGATCCCGACGGCAATGGCCTCTATATCAACGAGAGCGAGTTTCTGCCCGAGTTCCTCTCCGTCGCGCACGGCACGCCGGCCGAGGAGGGGGAACTGTCCGAATTGGTGCTCACCGCGCTCGGCCGCGTGGGCTGCCCCATCATTCGCTATCGCACGGGCGACCTGGTGCGGCCGCGGTGGAGTAAATCGGGACGCGGGTTTGTGTTTCTCGACGGCGGAATTCTCGGCCGCGCCGACGACATGTTGGTCATTCGCGGAGTCAACATCTTTCCCAGCGCCATCGAACACATCGTGCGCAGCTTCCCGGAAATCGTCGAGTATCGAGTCTGCGCCCGCAAACAGGGCGCGATGGACTTTCTGTATTTGGAAATCGAAGATCGGCTGGCGCAGCCGCAGCGCGTTCTCGAAGAGCTGCGCACGCGACTGGGGCTGAAGGTGGAGGTGAAACTGGCCGCGATTGGCTCCCTGCCGCGCTTTGAGGGGAAGGGGCGCCGTTTTATCGACGAACGCGGCAAGGGGTGA
- a CDS encoding MFS transporter gives MQPAANKRALLVIFLTVFIDLLGFGMVIPLLPVYARLFTDDQTGWVIGALMASFSAMQFLFAPIWGRVSDRVGRRPILVLGLAGSVVFYALFGVASSMRSLTLLFVSRIGAGICGATISTAQAYIADVTTIANRARGMALIGAAFGMGFTFGPLIAAVALFDSAPTVPAASAHADTATEATSRIEGTTHAAEASPWPGYLAASLSAVALGMAIFYLPESLSPNSEHAGRSILSLDSLRAAVAIPSMPLLLVAATVTVLSFANLESTMSLLLAVPAGHFEFDPMQILLVYTFIGLVLSIAQGVLVRRVAGRVPEGTMALVGGVTMIVGYLLVPMASKVGSLHLLLAALFIEVTGFAFLPTALNSLISRRSDPAKQGGILGLNQSMSSLARILGPLIGIRLFYSGPMLPYWSAAILMAGALVLVQVAVRRGRDFHSPRV, from the coding sequence ATGCAGCCCGCAGCCAACAAAAGAGCGCTACTGGTTATATTTCTTACGGTCTTCATCGATTTACTCGGCTTTGGGATGGTGATTCCGCTGCTGCCGGTTTATGCTCGGCTCTTCACCGACGATCAAACCGGCTGGGTGATTGGCGCACTGATGGCGTCGTTTTCGGCCATGCAGTTTCTGTTCGCCCCGATCTGGGGAAGAGTGTCGGACCGCGTGGGCCGACGCCCCATTTTGGTGTTGGGCCTGGCCGGATCGGTGGTGTTCTACGCGTTGTTCGGTGTCGCCAGTTCAATGCGAAGCCTGACCCTACTGTTCGTTTCTCGCATTGGCGCCGGTATCTGCGGGGCCACCATCTCCACGGCGCAGGCGTATATCGCCGATGTCACCACCATCGCCAACCGGGCACGCGGGATGGCGCTAATTGGCGCCGCCTTTGGCATGGGGTTCACCTTTGGTCCTTTGATCGCGGCTGTGGCGCTGTTCGACAGCGCGCCAACAGTCCCCGCCGCGTCCGCGCATGCCGATACCGCCACCGAGGCCACCAGCCGTATTGAAGGCACAACGCATGCGGCCGAGGCCAGCCCCTGGCCAGGCTATCTGGCGGCCAGCCTGTCAGCCGTGGCGCTGGGCATGGCCATCTTTTACCTTCCCGAGTCGCTAAGTCCCAACAGCGAGCACGCGGGGCGGTCGATTTTGAGCCTCGACTCGTTGCGCGCCGCCGTGGCGATTCCGTCCATGCCGCTGCTGCTCGTCGCGGCGACGGTCACCGTGCTCTCGTTCGCCAATCTCGAGTCCACTATGTCGCTGTTGCTGGCCGTGCCGGCGGGGCATTTCGAGTTCGACCCCATGCAGATACTGCTGGTTTACACCTTTATTGGTCTGGTGCTGAGCATTGCGCAAGGCGTGTTAGTGCGGCGCGTGGCAGGCCGCGTGCCCGAAGGAACGATGGCGCTGGTCGGTGGTGTGACCATGATCGTCGGTTATCTGCTGGTGCCGATGGCCAGCAAGGTCGGCAGTTTGCACCTGCTGTTGGCGGCGCTATTCATCGAAGTCACCGGCTTCGCGTTTCTGCCGACGGCGCTCAATTCGCTGATTTCGCGCCGCAGCGACCCCGCCAAGCAGGGCGGCATTTTGGGATTGAATCAGAGTATGAGTTCTCTGGCGCGCATCCTTGGACCGCTGATCGGCATACGACTCTTTTACTCGGGGCCGATGTTGCCGTATTGGTCCGCGGCGATCTTGATGGCTGGCGCCCTGGTGCTGGTGCAAGTGGCGGTGCGACGCGGGCGCGATTTTCACTCGCCGCGAGTCTGA